A genomic segment from Desulfurobacterium pacificum encodes:
- a CDS encoding CDP-alcohol phosphatidyltransferase family protein encodes MVNLPNIITAFRAFMIPAFIIAIFYRNFELATWIFLLAAVSDAVDGFLARRLNQVTTIGVILDPIVDKLLINSAFVMLSYIDKIIPVWLTILVLSRDVLIIVGGWLLTVFGKVKRIKPSILGKLTAFFQFFTVFITLISLNFRVPAEFLKGLYLTTAAFTVASAVGYTVKGIRELSNEEIPE; translated from the coding sequence ATGGTAAACCTGCCAAACATTATAACCGCTTTTAGAGCTTTTATGATACCAGCTTTCATTATAGCCATTTTCTACAGAAACTTTGAATTAGCAACGTGGATATTTCTACTTGCGGCGGTAAGCGATGCTGTTGATGGTTTTTTAGCAAGAAGACTAAACCAAGTTACAACAATAGGAGTAATATTAGACCCGATAGTAGATAAACTCCTAATCAACTCGGCGTTTGTTATGCTTTCGTACATTGATAAAATCATCCCTGTATGGTTAACAATTTTGGTTTTAAGTAGAGATGTTTTAATAATAGTGGGAGGATGGTTGCTTACCGTTTTCGGAAAGGTTAAAAGAATTAAGCCTTCAATTTTGGGAAAATTAACTGCATTTTTCCAGTTTTTCACAGTTTTCATTACGCTTATTAGCTTAAACTTCAGAGTACCCGCAGAATTTTTAAAAGGTCTATACTTAACAACAGCTGCATTTACCGTAGCATCAGCAGTTGGTTACACCGTTAAAGGAATTCGGGAGTTAAGTAATGAGGAAATACCTGAGTGA
- the nadC gene encoding carboxylating nicotinate-nucleotide diphosphorylase yields MNQLYIERLILSFLEEDLGFQGDLSSAPLPEKECTAEVIVKQNCLVCGIGFFEKVFLLLDSETTFDWRVKDGDEVLAGSVIGYIKGNLKAVLQGERTALNILQKLSGIATNTAKYVELLKGSSIRLLDTRKTTPGWRVLEKYATRVGGALNHRFGLYDAVMIKDNHIKAYGSVKDAVLKVKEVIPVTTRVEVEVENEEQLKEVLEVLDYVDIVMLDNWDLENISPAVSVLKERKKDVKIELSGGIDIESLKKVRDLPIDYVSTSKIITTANWIDISMELL; encoded by the coding sequence ATGAATCAGCTCTATATAGAACGGTTAATTTTATCCTTTCTTGAGGAAGATTTAGGCTTTCAGGGAGATTTGTCTTCTGCACCTTTGCCAGAAAAAGAATGCACGGCAGAAGTTATAGTCAAACAGAACTGCCTTGTGTGTGGAATCGGTTTTTTTGAGAAGGTTTTTCTGCTTTTAGACTCGGAAACGACTTTTGACTGGCGCGTTAAAGATGGAGATGAAGTTTTAGCTGGTTCGGTAATCGGTTATATTAAGGGAAACTTAAAAGCCGTTTTGCAGGGCGAGAGGACAGCTCTTAATATACTTCAAAAGCTTTCAGGTATTGCTACAAATACGGCAAAGTACGTTGAGCTTTTAAAAGGTTCTTCTATAAGGCTTTTGGATACGAGAAAGACAACTCCAGGCTGGAGAGTTTTAGAAAAGTACGCTACAAGAGTCGGTGGAGCTTTAAATCACCGTTTTGGTCTTTACGATGCGGTTATGATAAAAGATAACCATATTAAAGCTTACGGTTCTGTTAAGGATGCTGTTTTGAAGGTGAAAGAGGTAATTCCTGTAACTACAAGAGTTGAGGTAGAGGTTGAGAACGAGGAACAGTTGAAAGAAGTTCTTGAGGTTTTAGATTACGTTGATATAGTTATGCTTGATAACTGGGATTTAGAAAATATCTCTCCTGCGGTTTCCGTTTTGAAAGAACGGAAGAAAGACGTTAAGATAGAACTTTCAGGTGGAATTGATATTGAGTCTCTTAAAAAAGTAAGAGACTTGCCGATTGATTATGTATCTACGAGTAAAATTATTACTACTGCTAATTGGATTGATATAAGTATGGAGTTGCTATGA
- a CDS encoding CvpA family protein, which produces MTLHPLNALDALILIILGWNIVRGFNKGFVEEVISVVGVVVSIVIAFKFSHVVAGIFSKDLTIQTVVFSGFFLYAVSFLIFKYLAFSIDRKLSKTVLGILNNVLGFLFGIVRGIVIASLFVVAVSFVAPESYLIKKSYLGGICVPVIDFAVERLPERTKEKLLPRWELARAILLRNWKSWDKNVKEFERKERAV; this is translated from the coding sequence ATGACGTTGCATCCTTTGAACGCTTTAGATGCTCTAATACTGATTATTTTAGGATGGAACATCGTTAGAGGTTTCAATAAAGGTTTTGTTGAAGAAGTTATCTCTGTTGTAGGAGTAGTGGTAAGTATTGTAATAGCTTTTAAATTTTCGCATGTGGTGGCGGGGATTTTTTCAAAGGATTTAACCATTCAAACTGTAGTTTTTTCTGGTTTCTTCCTCTATGCTGTGTCATTTTTAATTTTCAAGTATCTTGCGTTTTCTATAGACAGAAAACTTTCCAAGACAGTTTTGGGAATTTTGAACAACGTTCTTGGATTTTTGTTTGGCATCGTTAGAGGAATAGTGATAGCTTCTCTTTTTGTGGTTGCAGTATCTTTCGTTGCTCCAGAAAGCTATTTGATTAAGAAGAGTTATTTAGGAGGAATATGCGTTCCTGTTATAGACTTTGCTGTTGAAAGGCTACCTGAAAGGACTAAAGAGAAATTACTGCCAAGATGGGAGTTAGCCAGAGCAATTTTGTTAAGAAACTGGAAATCTTGGGATAAGAACGTTAAAGAGTTTGAGAGAAAAGAGAGGGCTGTTTAA
- the gap gene encoding type I glyceraldehyde-3-phosphate dehydrogenase, whose amino-acid sequence MAIRVAINGYGRIGRCFHRIRLNDPDFEIVAINDLTDAKTLAHLLKYDSVHRKLNAEVEVKDDEFIINGKSIKVFSEPDPEKLPWKELDVDIVLEATGRFRDREGASKHLKAGAKRVVISAPAKDPDATIVVGVNHDIYDPEKHRIVSNASCTTNCLAPVAKVLLENFGIKSGFLTTVHAYTADQRLLDAPHKDLRRARAAAVSMVPTTTGAAKAVGLVIPELKGKFNGISIRVPTPDVSLIDFVCTLEKDVTVEEVNSALKEAAEGELKGILGYTEEELVSIDYTGDPRSSIVDAKSTDVIGGNMVKILAWYDNEWGYSTRLGDLMKIMAERGL is encoded by the coding sequence ATGGCGATAAGAGTAGCCATTAACGGTTACGGAAGAATCGGAAGGTGCTTTCACAGAATCAGACTTAACGACCCAGATTTTGAAATCGTAGCCATAAACGACCTGACCGACGCTAAAACCCTTGCCCACCTTCTCAAATACGATTCCGTTCACAGAAAACTCAACGCTGAGGTGGAAGTAAAGGACGACGAGTTCATTATTAACGGTAAATCAATAAAAGTTTTCTCAGAGCCAGACCCGGAAAAACTCCCGTGGAAAGAGTTAGATGTGGATATAGTTCTTGAAGCAACAGGAAGATTCAGAGACAGAGAAGGAGCATCAAAACATTTGAAAGCAGGAGCCAAAAGAGTTGTTATCTCTGCACCTGCAAAAGACCCTGATGCCACAATCGTTGTTGGTGTAAACCACGATATCTACGACCCAGAAAAGCATAGAATCGTTTCTAACGCTTCCTGTACAACAAACTGCCTTGCTCCTGTAGCAAAAGTCTTGTTAGAAAACTTTGGAATAAAATCTGGATTTTTGACAACCGTTCACGCCTACACGGCAGACCAGAGACTGCTTGATGCTCCTCACAAAGATTTAAGAAGAGCAAGAGCAGCAGCCGTTTCCATGGTTCCGACAACAACAGGAGCAGCGAAAGCTGTAGGGCTTGTAATTCCAGAACTAAAAGGTAAGTTTAACGGTATATCCATCAGAGTTCCTACACCAGATGTTTCACTTATAGATTTCGTATGTACCTTGGAAAAAGACGTTACGGTAGAAGAAGTAAACAGCGCACTTAAAGAAGCCGCAGAAGGAGAGCTTAAAGGAATCTTAGGTTACACAGAAGAAGAATTAGTATCCATTGACTACACCGGAGACCCGCGCTCTTCAATAGTTGACGCAAAAAGTACAGATGTAATCGGTGGAAATATGGTAAAAATTTTAGCGTGGTACGATAACGAATGGGGATATTCCACAAGACTCGGAGACTTGATGAAAATTATGGCAGAGAGAGGGCTTTAA
- a CDS encoding DEAD/DEAH box helicase, which translates to MIIKSNPDHFLVRKGQFGEFDPIPLYVRKKYNEESDIVAKLPFYAYEFFYKPYQESEDYELLEKFTIAETDDFEERKRIEDEVVQLSLLYLCNQKVKANLTGSTSYFPLDYPSKVKPYAHQKIATTLLILNRQYALFMEQGTGKTKALIDTLNYLFLTENISKVVVFAPVSVIYSTWIEEIKKNQTVPFNVFPAIDGNRKEKRKKILDWVESPKDRLNYLFLSYDFWWRLLPEFRKFPGEDSSQRYANNKLKSFLKKLKSGFRKALFSKKKREKLIYELELLQRQGFGKIGKLISDALLALKVMNTVEVTVADESQKIKNTFSKRTRGIYYLSRVSRRRYILTGTPITRSPEDIYAQMIFLHPHALRSKAIFRSYFIDSESGVEEIYFNKRKEFRKLIDGISFIVKKEEVLSELPPKRFLIRDVLLKEKTTKYYLKLEKDLIAKIEGWRKNKVKEEAIVFATHIWALLNKLNQITSGFIKESPEAEPLVVSNEKLEVIEDILEERGKKKTVIWSVYRFEIDRICRYLTQKGYKAAKIDGDVPINERKEIISDFQNGSLQVIVAHPQTVGAGLNLTAADAAIYTSLDYRFENFSQSMDRIHRIGQEASYVDYFILLSKLNPSVGGAAQRDCLTIDRKIYEKLLLKKEMIDEAISSTKSKEDIINLAVEYVENLTQQKTAQ; encoded by the coding sequence ATGATAATAAAATCAAACCCTGACCACTTTTTAGTAAGGAAAGGTCAGTTTGGAGAATTTGACCCTATACCATTATACGTTAGAAAGAAATACAATGAAGAAAGTGATATAGTCGCTAAATTGCCCTTTTACGCCTATGAGTTTTTTTACAAACCTTACCAAGAATCTGAGGATTATGAACTTTTAGAAAAGTTTACAATTGCAGAAACTGATGACTTTGAAGAAAGGAAAAGAATAGAAGATGAGGTTGTACAGCTTAGTTTATTGTATCTTTGCAATCAGAAAGTTAAAGCTAATTTAACTGGTTCAACTTCTTATTTTCCGCTTGATTATCCTTCTAAAGTAAAGCCTTATGCTCATCAGAAAATTGCAACTACGCTTTTGATATTGAATAGACAATACGCTTTATTTATGGAACAAGGGACAGGAAAAACAAAGGCACTGATAGACACGTTGAATTATCTCTTTCTTACAGAAAATATAAGTAAAGTCGTGGTTTTCGCTCCTGTATCGGTTATATACAGTACCTGGATAGAAGAAATCAAGAAAAACCAAACGGTTCCTTTTAACGTATTTCCTGCAATTGATGGGAATAGAAAAGAAAAAAGGAAAAAAATCTTGGATTGGGTTGAAAGTCCAAAAGATAGATTGAACTATCTTTTTTTAAGCTACGATTTCTGGTGGAGACTCTTACCTGAATTTAGAAAATTCCCGGGAGAAGACAGTAGCCAGAGATATGCAAACAATAAACTTAAAAGCTTCTTAAAGAAGCTTAAAAGCGGTTTTAGAAAAGCTCTCTTTTCAAAAAAGAAAAGGGAAAAACTTATTTACGAACTTGAACTGTTACAAAGACAGGGATTTGGAAAAATAGGAAAGCTAATAAGTGATGCTCTTTTAGCTCTAAAAGTGATGAATACTGTGGAAGTTACAGTAGCTGATGAGTCTCAAAAAATTAAGAATACTTTTTCTAAGCGAACACGAGGGATTTATTACTTATCCAGAGTAAGCAGAAGAAGATACATATTAACTGGGACTCCTATAACAAGAAGTCCTGAAGATATATATGCTCAAATGATATTTCTACACCCGCATGCTTTAAGGAGTAAAGCGATTTTTCGTTCTTACTTTATTGATTCGGAAAGCGGCGTTGAGGAAATTTACTTTAATAAACGAAAGGAATTTAGAAAGCTTATTGATGGTATATCCTTTATTGTAAAAAAAGAGGAGGTTTTAAGTGAACTTCCTCCTAAAAGATTTTTAATAAGGGACGTTCTCCTTAAAGAAAAAACTACCAAATACTATCTTAAATTAGAAAAGGATTTAATTGCGAAGATTGAAGGATGGAGAAAAAATAAAGTTAAGGAAGAAGCTATTGTTTTCGCCACACATATCTGGGCTTTGCTTAACAAACTTAATCAAATAACTTCAGGTTTCATAAAAGAATCCCCTGAAGCAGAACCGTTAGTTGTAAGTAATGAAAAATTGGAAGTAATTGAAGATATTCTTGAGGAAAGAGGAAAGAAAAAGACGGTTATATGGTCAGTTTATAGATTTGAAATAGATAGAATATGCAGGTACTTAACTCAAAAAGGTTATAAAGCGGCTAAAATAGACGGCGATGTTCCCATTAATGAAAGAAAAGAAATAATTTCTGACTTTCAAAATGGAAGTTTACAGGTAATCGTTGCACATCCGCAAACAGTAGGTGCTGGATTAAACTTAACAGCTGCAGACGCTGCTATTTACACAAGCCTTGACTACAGGTTTGAAAATTTCTCACAATCTATGGATAGAATACATAGAATAGGTCAAGAGGCGTCTTACGTTGATTACTTTATCCTTCTCAGTAAATTGAATCCTTCTGTTGGAGGAGCTGCTCAAAGGGATTGTCTAACAATTGATAGGAAAATTTACGAAAAACTTCTATTAAAAAAAGAGATGATAGACGAAGCTATTTCTTCAACAAAATCTAAAGAAGATATCATTAACTTGGCTGTTGAATACGTTGAAAATTTAACACAACAGAAAACCGCGCAATAA
- the cas2 gene encoding CRISPR-associated endonuclease Cas2: MFYVAAYDITDDRIRNKIAHYLEEYGKRVQYSCFEIYSPYENQIEIITLKIQEWIEKDDRVFFYPISKWAKKNIVYLPKKVKEVLREIKNEFPRAEKYQVKIMLNEEIYYQLTSNKRISRYLIVYDIHNNSIRKELSQILESYGIRVQLSVFEIDSKPILIPHLINELIPYSYYGKINIYPLDYKSQKKTIRIGTPYQKLDFLI, encoded by the coding sequence GTGTTCTATGTAGCAGCCTACGATATAACAGATGACCGTATAAGAAACAAAATAGCACATTATCTTGAAGAATACGGTAAACGAGTTCAATATAGTTGCTTTGAAATTTATTCTCCCTACGAAAATCAAATAGAAATAATAACTCTTAAAATCCAGGAGTGGATAGAAAAGGACGACAGGGTTTTCTTTTACCCAATAAGTAAATGGGCTAAGAAGAATATAGTTTATTTGCCCAAAAAGGTAAAAGAAGTACTCAGAGAGATAAAGAATGAATTTCCGAGAGCAGAAAAGTACCAGGTAAAAATTATGCTAAACGAAGAGATATACTATCAGCTTACCTCTAACAAAAGAATAAGTAGATACCTGATAGTTTATGACATACACAACAATAGCATTAGAAAAGAACTTTCCCAAATCCTTGAATCTTATGGTATTAGAGTTCAATTGAGCGTGTTTGAGATAGACAGTAAACCAATACTAATTCCACATCTGATAAATGAATTGATTCCTTATTCTTACTACGGGAAAATTAACATATATCCGCTTGATTATAAAAGCCAAAAGAAAACTATAAGAATAGGAACTCCTTATCAAAAACTTGATTTTTTGATTTAA